A segment of the Nitrosospira briensis C-128 genome:
ACCCGCTTAAATGCCGGCGCCACCGTCATATACCTCATTACGTATCTGCGCTTGCGAGATAACACTGCCGGGCGGAATGCTGCGCGTAAGCCAGACGTTACCGCCAATGGTCGAGCCGCGCCCGATGGTGATACGGCCAAGAATGGTGGCGCCAGCGTAAATAATTACATCATCCTCGACAATAGGATGCCGAATATTCCCTTTTACTAGCGCACCATGCTCATCCGTGGGGAAGCGTTTGGCGCCCAGCGTTACGGCTTGATACAGGCGCACGTGTTCGCCAATGATAGCGGTTTCGCCAATGACTACGCCGGTGCCGTGATCGATGAAAAAACTGCCTCCAATCTTCGCCCCTGGATGGATCTCGATACCGGTGGCGGAATGGGCAATTTCCGAAATCATGCGTGCAATCAGCGGCGCGCCCAGGCAGTGCAGTTCATGCGCGAGGCGATAATGCGTTATGGCCGTGATGCCCGGATAACAGACCAGTACCTCGTCGAGGCTGCGGGCAGCCGGATCACCCTCGTACGCTGCCTGAATGTCGCTTTCCAGCAACGTTCGTACATGGGGTAATTGCCGGGCGAATGCCTGGGTGATGGCCGCAGCCTGTTCTCGATCCGAATCGCTTGTGGTTTCCAGGCCGGAAGTAAAGCGCAGTTCACGGCGCACTTGAACCAACAGTTCGCGGAGTGTGACATCCAAGGTGTGTCCGACGTAATAATCGACGCTCTCATTGGTGAGTTCGGGTAAGCCCAGGCGGTTCGGAAACAACACTGCACTCAGCCCATCCGCGATCCCGACCAGTATCTTGCGGGAGGGCAGTTTAGGCGGCCTGTCGCGCCTTTGCCGGTTTTCCAGTGATTTCACACGCAAGGCGCGCAGCTCGGCCACAACCTTGTCGATTTCCAAACCTGTCCCTCTCGATGATGAGTATCCTGTTTTTCCTGATTTTGCCATCATCCTAAATCCGGTAGTTGGACGGGGTGAAGTGTACGGTTTTTGGGGTGCAGGGCAAGGCGCAACGACGCGGAATGGTCGTTCCATTCCAAGAAGTTGCAACGCAGCCATGTGCCGCAAAAACTGTGCAATTCTCCCCGTAGCGCCCTCACCCGGAAGGTGAGCGTCAAATAATATGAAATATTGTTATTAATCATGACACTGATCTATCAAATGAGCGGTCAACTACCGGATTTAGGATTATGCACCGAACCCTGACCATCGAGCGCATCCTCGAAGAGAATGGAACTCAAGTAACGTTCTCCCGAATCGGGAAGGATGACCACAATGGTTTTGCCTGCGTTTTCCAGACGCTTCGCATAACGTATCGCCACCGCCACAGCCGCTCCGCATGAAATTCCGGAAATAATGCCTTCTTCGCGTGCGAGGCGGCGGGCATAGCGCAACGCATCTTCATTGCTGACCTGCTCGATATCGTCCACCAGCGCCAGGTCCAAATTTTCCGGAACGAAACCGGCACCAATTCCAGGGATTTTGTGCGGTCCGGGTTTCAGCGGTTCACCCGCGCGCAATTGGGTCAATACCGGGCTGGCGGATGGTTCAACGGCAACTGAAATGATCGTTTTCCCCTTTGTGTTTTTGATGTAGCGCGAAACGCCGGTTATAGTACCGCCTGTACCCACGCCGGAAACAAAAATATCAATGGCGCCCTCGGTATCGTTCCAGATTTCCGGCCCGGTAGTGCGTTCATGGATGGCCGGGTTGGCCGGGTTGTTGAATTGCTGAAGCAGTACATACCGGCCAGGATCGGAAGCAACGATTTCCTCGGCTTTCAACACGGCGCCTTTCATTCCCCGCGCCCCTTCCGTCAATACCAGTTTTGCCCCATATGCGCCCAGCAGTTTACGCCGCTCCAGGCTCATGGTTTCCGGCATGGTCAAGGTCAGCGGTATGCCGCGGGAGGCTGCAACCGACGCCAGTGCGATGCCGGTGTTGCCGCTGGTCGGTTCCACCAGTTCTTTTCCTGCAAGGAGCAGTCCGCGCTCTTCCGCGTCCTCGATCATCGCCGTGCCAATACGGCATTTTACGGAATAAGCGGGGTTACGCCCCTCGATCTTTGCCAGCACCGTTGCGGGAGCGCCATCGGTAATGCGGTTGAGCCGGACCAACGGGGTATGTCCCATGGACAGCGAGTTATCCTTGAACCAACGCGGCATGCTTGCGACTTCCTTCAGTATGGGTTCCGGGCAAGCCTGTTCACGAATATGACGCCCGTGAGATGGACATGTTTGGAAGACAGAACTTAAAT
Coding sequences within it:
- the epsC gene encoding serine O-acetyltransferase EpsC produces the protein MAKSGKTGYSSSRGTGLEIDKVVAELRALRVKSLENRQRRDRPPKLPSRKILVGIADGLSAVLFPNRLGLPELTNESVDYYVGHTLDVTLRELLVQVRRELRFTSGLETTSDSDREQAAAITQAFARQLPHVRTLLESDIQAAYEGDPAARSLDEVLVCYPGITAITHYRLAHELHCLGAPLIARMISEIAHSATGIEIHPGAKIGGSFFIDHGTGVVIGETAIIGEHVRLYQAVTLGAKRFPTDEHGALVKGNIRHPIVEDDVIIYAGATILGRITIGRGSTIGGNVWLTRSIPPGSVISQAQIRNEVYDGGAGI
- the cysK gene encoding cysteine synthase A, which codes for MPRWFKDNSLSMGHTPLVRLNRITDGAPATVLAKIEGRNPAYSVKCRIGTAMIEDAEERGLLLAGKELVEPTSGNTGIALASVAASRGIPLTLTMPETMSLERRKLLGAYGAKLVLTEGARGMKGAVLKAEEIVASDPGRYVLLQQFNNPANPAIHERTTGPEIWNDTEGAIDIFVSGVGTGGTITGVSRYIKNTKGKTIISVAVEPSASPVLTQLRAGEPLKPGPHKIPGIGAGFVPENLDLALVDDIEQVSNEDALRYARRLAREEGIISGISCGAAVAVAIRYAKRLENAGKTIVVILPDSGERYLSSILFEDALDGQGSVHNPKSGS